A genomic window from Populus nigra chromosome 7, ddPopNigr1.1, whole genome shotgun sequence includes:
- the LOC133698910 gene encoding plant cysteine oxidase 2-like has protein sequence MGIETSVANKKVKQVGELAKDKIPIPNSNLNPKTNTNSKGKRGRRRHHKKMVAVSPVQKLFNTCNEVFDSCSTGIIPSSDNIQKLKAVLDNFKPADVGLFPEMPHFQASVAGRTPVIRYLHLHECDKFSMGIFCLPPSGVIPLHNHPGMTVFSKLLFGTMHIKSYDWVADVPATKQTEVRLAKVKVNSKLTAPCNTSILYPTDGGNMHCFTAVTACAVLDVLGPPYSAPDGRHCQYYLDFPFANFSVNGVSIPEEEKEGYAWLQEREKPEDLTFVGELYGGPAIVEK, from the exons ATGGGGATTGAGACAAGTGTGGCTAATAAGAAAGTAAAACAAGTTGGTGAATTGGCCAAGGATAAGATTCCGATTCCGAACTCGAATTTGAATCCGAAAACCAATACGAATAGCAAGGGAAAGAGAGGCCGGCGGCGGCACCATAAGAAGATGGTGGCTGTATCGCCGGTTCAGAAGCTGTTTAACACCTGCAATGAAGTGTTTGACTCTTGTAGCACTGGAATTATTCCTTCTTCTGATAATATCCAAAAGCTAAAGGCAGTTTTGG ATAACTTCAAGCCTGCTGATGTTGGTCTCTTTCCTGAAATGCCACATTTTCAAGCTTCTGTGGCTGGGAGAACTCCGGTGATAAGATATCTGCATCTCCATGAATGCGACAAATTCTCT ATGGGAATCTTCTGCTTGCCACCATCAGGCGTCATTCCACTTCATAATCATCCTGGAATGACTGTATTTAGCAAACTTCTCTTTGGGACTATGCACATAAAATCATATGACTGGGTAGCCGATGTCCCTGCCA CAAAGCAGACTGAGGTTCGTCTGGCCAAGGTCAAGGTCAACTCTAAATTAACCGCTCCTTGCAACACCTCTATCCTTTACCCTACTGATGGAGGCAACATGCATTGCTTTACAGCAGTGACAGCTTGTGCAGTCCTAGATGTGCTAGGCCCTCCATACTCTGCTCCTGATGGTCGGCATTGCCAATACTACCTCGACTTCCCATTTGCCAATTTCTCAG TGAATGGAGTATCAATTCCTGAAGAGGAGAAGGAAGGCTATGCCTGGCTTCAAGAGAGGGAGAAACCTGAGGACTTGACTTTTGTAGGAGAACTATATGGAGGTCCAGCAATCGTGGAGAAGTGA
- the LOC133699894 gene encoding protease Do-like 8, chloroplastic isoform X1, whose amino-acid sequence MLLACNRCWSLRKNCCGIIINNINDVPRHDNYSLFLSRRKLLSSSISLSSDDDVVSSYPISISRRSVTSGTKNLLQVICKCSPTATRRMLLASFFMFLGYHPPSRYLSAQALGDPSVTIEQVTPPVFTSSALFPVEERIVQLFEKNTYSVVNIFDVTLRPQLNVTGMVEIPEGNGSGVVWDEQGHIVTNYHVIGNALSRNPSTGQVVARVNILASEGLQKNFEGKLVGADRTKDLAVLKVEASEDLLKPIKVGQSSSLRVGQQCLAIGNPFGFDHTLTVGVISGLNRDISSQAGVTIGGGIQTDAAINPGNSGGPLLDSKGNLIGINTAIFTRTGTSAGVGFAIPSSTVLKIALQLIQFSKVVRAGLNVDIAPDLIANQLNVRNGALILQVPGNSLAAKAGLVPTTRGFAGNIVLGDIIVGVDKKTVKNKAGLDKVLDDYNVGDRVLLIIQRGSEDLEVPIILEEKS is encoded by the exons atgTTGTTAGCATGCAATCGTTGTTGGTCACTACGAAAAAACTGTTGTGGAATAATCATTAACAACATTAATGATGTCCCAAGACACGACAACTACTCTTTGTTTTTGAGTCGCCGGAAGCTCTTGTCCTCCTCTATCTCTTTATCCTCTGATGACGACGTTGTTTCTTCCTACCCCATCTCCATTTCCAG GAGGAGTGTAACCTCTGGAACCAAAAATTTGCTTCAAGTAATATGCAAATGTAGTCCTACTGCAACAAGGAGGATGTTGCTAGCtagttttttcatgtttctgGGTTATCATCCTCCTTCAAGGTACTTATCAG CCCAAGCATTAGGAGATCCATCTGTGACAATTGAGCAAGTAACTCCTCCTGTTTTTACGTCGAGTGCACTCTTCCCTGTCGAG GAAAGAATTGTCCAACTGTTTGAAAAGAACACTTACTCTGTTGTCAACATTTTTGACGTAACATTGCGCCCACAACTAAATGTAACTGGGATGGTTGAG ATACCTGAAGGGAATGGTTCTGGGGTGGTCTGGGATGAACAGGGACACATTGTGACAAATTATCATG TGATAGGAAATGCCCTTTCAAGAAATCCAAGCACTGGGCAAGTTGTTGCACGAGTTAATATTCTTGCATCAGAAGG GTTACAAAAGAACTTTGAGGGTAAGTTGGTTGGTGCTGACCGGACAAAGGACCTTGCTGTCTTGAAG GTAGAAGCATCTGAAGATCTGTTAAAGCCAATTAAGGTGGGGCAATCTTCTTCTCTGAGAGTTGGCCAGCAGTGTCTAGCAATTGGAAATCCATTTGGCTTTGATCACACTCTCACTGTTGGGGTTATTAGTGGACTGAATCGAGACATTTCCAGTCAAGCTGGAGTTACAATTGGTGGTGGAATTCAAACAGATGCAGCCATCAATCCTGGGAATAG CGGAGGTCCACTGTTGGATTCTAAAGGAAATCTAATTGGCATTAATACAGCAATATTTACTCGGACAG GGACCTCAGCTGGTGTAGGGTTTGCCATCCCATCTTCAACAGTGCTCAAGATTGCACTGCAGTTAATCCAATTTAGTAAA GTTGTTCGAGCTGGTTTGAATGTTGATATTGCTCCTGATCTAATAGCAAATCAACTTAATGTTCGAAATGGAGCTCTTATCTTGCAG GTTCCTGGAAATAGTCTTGCAGCTAAGGCTGGATTGGTACCTACCACAAGAGGTTTTGCTGGAAACATTGTACTTGGGGACATTATTGTTGGTGTGGACAAAAAAACT GTTAAAAACAAAGCAGGATTAGACAAAGTGCTGGATGATTATAATGTGGGAGATAGAGTACTGTTGATAATTCAAAGGGGCAGTGAGGATCTTGAGGTGCCTATAATTCTAGAGGAGAAGAGTTAA
- the LOC133699894 gene encoding protease Do-like 8, chloroplastic isoform X2 gives MVEIPEGNGSGVVWDEQGHIVTNYHVIGNALSRNPSTGQVVARVNILASEGLQKNFEGKLVGADRTKDLAVLKVEASEDLLKPIKVGQSSSLRVGQQCLAIGNPFGFDHTLTVGVISGLNRDISSQAGVTIGGGIQTDAAINPGNSGGPLLDSKGNLIGINTAIFTRTGTSAGVGFAIPSSTVLKIALQLIQFSKVVRAGLNVDIAPDLIANQLNVRNGALILQVPGNSLAAKAGLVPTTRGFAGNIVLGDIIVGVDKKTVKNKAGLDKVLDDYNVGDRVLLIIQRGSEDLEVPIILEEKS, from the exons ATGGTTGAG ATACCTGAAGGGAATGGTTCTGGGGTGGTCTGGGATGAACAGGGACACATTGTGACAAATTATCATG TGATAGGAAATGCCCTTTCAAGAAATCCAAGCACTGGGCAAGTTGTTGCACGAGTTAATATTCTTGCATCAGAAGG GTTACAAAAGAACTTTGAGGGTAAGTTGGTTGGTGCTGACCGGACAAAGGACCTTGCTGTCTTGAAG GTAGAAGCATCTGAAGATCTGTTAAAGCCAATTAAGGTGGGGCAATCTTCTTCTCTGAGAGTTGGCCAGCAGTGTCTAGCAATTGGAAATCCATTTGGCTTTGATCACACTCTCACTGTTGGGGTTATTAGTGGACTGAATCGAGACATTTCCAGTCAAGCTGGAGTTACAATTGGTGGTGGAATTCAAACAGATGCAGCCATCAATCCTGGGAATAG CGGAGGTCCACTGTTGGATTCTAAAGGAAATCTAATTGGCATTAATACAGCAATATTTACTCGGACAG GGACCTCAGCTGGTGTAGGGTTTGCCATCCCATCTTCAACAGTGCTCAAGATTGCACTGCAGTTAATCCAATTTAGTAAA GTTGTTCGAGCTGGTTTGAATGTTGATATTGCTCCTGATCTAATAGCAAATCAACTTAATGTTCGAAATGGAGCTCTTATCTTGCAG GTTCCTGGAAATAGTCTTGCAGCTAAGGCTGGATTGGTACCTACCACAAGAGGTTTTGCTGGAAACATTGTACTTGGGGACATTATTGTTGGTGTGGACAAAAAAACT GTTAAAAACAAAGCAGGATTAGACAAAGTGCTGGATGATTATAATGTGGGAGATAGAGTACTGTTGATAATTCAAAGGGGCAGTGAGGATCTTGAGGTGCCTATAATTCTAGAGGAGAAGAGTTAA